The Cohnella abietis genome has a segment encoding these proteins:
- a CDS encoding DUF1989 domain-containing protein has product MNALNKVESLRKVEDAIYSKVILSGEGWTYELEPGQVLRIIDLEGNQAVDALFYDADNTEDHFSAVATMEEEGRIYATTGSTLLAESGKGLVTIVADTVGYHDLWFGYCSAQSNTVRYGHDKLHNQSCRDTYLLQMAQNNYGLTKRDLPPNINFFTKVPLTPEGGITFVDGISPPGSYVEVQAQCRTLVLMSICSQLLNPCNDYNPTPVQLYIWDR; this is encoded by the coding sequence ATGAATGCTCTAAATAAAGTTGAAAGTCTGCGTAAAGTGGAGGATGCCATTTACAGTAAGGTCATCTTGTCAGGAGAGGGATGGACCTATGAGCTAGAGCCTGGTCAGGTGCTTCGGATTATTGATCTCGAAGGAAATCAAGCCGTGGATGCCCTGTTCTATGATGCCGATAATACTGAGGACCATTTCAGTGCGGTGGCGACAATGGAAGAGGAAGGCAGGATTTATGCGACGACAGGTTCAACTCTGCTAGCTGAGTCGGGTAAGGGGTTGGTGACAATTGTCGCGGATACGGTGGGCTACCATGATTTGTGGTTTGGTTATTGCTCCGCTCAGAGTAACACTGTTCGTTACGGCCATGATAAGCTTCACAACCAAAGCTGTAGAGATACTTATCTGCTTCAGATGGCGCAAAATAATTATGGTTTAACGAAAAGGGATTTGCCTCCCAACATCAACTTTTTCACGAAGGTCCCTTTAACACCTGAGGGTGGTATTACATTTGTAGATGGCATTTCCCCTCCAGGATCTTACGTAGAGGTTCAGGCGCAATGTCGGACTTTGGTGCTCATGAGCATCTGTTCGCAGCTACTTAATCCTTGTAATGACTATAATCCGACCCCAGTCCAGCTTTATATTTGGGATCGCTAG
- a CDS encoding urea amidolyase associated protein UAAP1: protein MGRICTRTIPPGGKWSGIVGQGKQIRFTALGEGANVSMLLYNANDLDERYNMSDTMKAQFISRFTKGDLLLGDNGRALVSFIDDSVGWHDPIGGYTKRQKTEMKYGETNFQIQRNDRLHSGEENLGIELVRNGLGQRDLGPTVNLFSKIVCDENGGLHFQEGHCPQGSTVTLRSEMDILLILSNTPNPYDPRSQYPSVPVRFEVFDAMPIGEFDYCVNRRPENKRAFENTWEYLSLR, encoded by the coding sequence ATGGGTAGAATTTGTACCAGAACCATTCCACCCGGAGGGAAATGGTCCGGCATAGTCGGGCAAGGGAAGCAGATTCGATTTACAGCGCTTGGTGAGGGGGCGAATGTTTCCATGCTGCTCTATAATGCGAACGATTTGGATGAACGCTATAACATGTCAGATACGATGAAGGCGCAGTTTATTTCCCGTTTTACCAAAGGTGATTTGCTTCTAGGAGATAACGGACGAGCTTTGGTGAGCTTCATTGATGACAGTGTTGGGTGGCATGATCCTATTGGTGGGTATACCAAACGGCAGAAAACAGAGATGAAGTATGGCGAAACTAATTTTCAAATACAGCGAAATGACAGGCTTCATAGCGGCGAAGAGAATTTGGGGATTGAGCTGGTAAGAAACGGCTTGGGTCAACGTGATTTAGGTCCAACCGTTAATTTATTCTCCAAAATCGTATGTGACGAGAATGGGGGCTTACACTTTCAAGAAGGACACTGCCCACAAGGGTCGACGGTAACTTTGCGTTCGGAAATGGATATTCTGCTTATTCTTTCTAATACTCCGAACCCGTATGACCCAAGATCCCAGTACCCGTCCGTACCTGTTCGATTTGAAGTGTTCGACGCAATGCCTATAGGTGAATTTGATTATTGTGTTAATCGCAGGCCGGAGAACAAGCGTGCATTCGAGAACACTTGGGAATACCTTTCCTTGCGTTAA
- a CDS encoding IclR family transcriptional regulator — protein MATQKIAVISKAILIMDILMPQGNEKELGVTEISKKLQMPVQSVYRLLSTLSDHGFVSQDKKTKKYKLGLSVMKYGFMMHDSLYMRSIARPYMEQLYDKTKVTIYLAKVENDAGVYVDRIDALESLIISEPIGLTLPLIVGASNRAMLAFLPQKIREAIIINGDRMVDPTLKTQRQRDLLFEIEVIRSKGYAVSYGEVTKGTIGIGAPIFSYDNSVIGSLNCTCSSNLAATSVVENYGSYVKKYAELISKELGYRNRHTNVQ, from the coding sequence ATGGCGACACAAAAAATTGCTGTTATTTCAAAGGCCATCCTTATCATGGACATCCTCATGCCTCAAGGTAATGAAAAGGAGCTGGGTGTAACTGAAATAAGTAAAAAACTCCAAATGCCTGTTCAAAGTGTGTACCGCTTGTTAAGTACCTTGAGTGATCATGGGTTTGTATCACAAGATAAAAAAACAAAAAAATATAAGCTAGGCTTATCAGTAATGAAGTATGGATTTATGATGCATGACAGTTTGTATATGCGTTCGATTGCAAGGCCGTATATGGAACAATTGTACGATAAGACGAAGGTTACTATATATCTAGCTAAAGTGGAAAATGACGCGGGGGTGTATGTCGATCGAATTGATGCTTTGGAGAGTCTAATCATTTCCGAGCCCATCGGTTTAACGCTTCCTCTTATTGTTGGTGCCTCAAATCGTGCGATGTTAGCATTTTTGCCACAAAAGATACGGGAGGCCATTATCATTAATGGGGATAGAATGGTTGATCCGACATTAAAGACCCAAAGGCAGAGAGATCTATTGTTTGAAATAGAAGTCATTCGTAGTAAGGGTTATGCGGTATCTTACGGTGAAGTCACAAAGGGGACAATCGGGATCGGAGCTCCCATCTTTTCTTATGACAACTCGGTTATTGGATCTTTGAATTGTACATGTTCCTCTAATCTCGCTGCTACTTCAGTTGTTGAGAATTACGGTAGCTATGTGAAAAAATATGCAGAGCTCATTTCGAAGGAGTTAGGCTATAGAAATCGACATACAAACGTTCAATAA